Proteins encoded by one window of Dendropsophus ebraccatus isolate aDenEbr1 chromosome 4, aDenEbr1.pat, whole genome shotgun sequence:
- the LOC138789276 gene encoding 4-galactosyl-N-acetylglucosaminide 3-alpha-L-fucosyltransferase FUT6-like has protein sequence MEFYCPSQPPPKIEADIIVLLWTWPFREQFPLNKCPKPFDEPRCFFTVNQTFYDRAHAVIFHFRDVCDRKSQMPQIPRPEGQYWVWFNMESPSHSPNVDLMDNLINLTMSYRSDSDIFTPYGWLEKKNEAQNFTIPEKTKLVAWGVSNWNPNSNRNEYYNELKDHIQIDVYGQDHLSLPFEDLNAVFSRYKFYLAFENSKHRDYITEKLWRNALISGTVPIVLGPPRENYEKFIPPDSFIHVDDFPSPKDLANYLLELDKDPIKYEQYFKWRSKLQPAKEDWAIDYCKACIALHDAPSYRIYRTLTKWYT, from the coding sequence ATGGAATTTTATTGTCCTAGTCAGCCTCCACCCAAAATAGAAGCTGATATCATTGTGTTGCTATGGACGTGGCCTTTTAGAGAACAGTTCCCCTTAAATAAATGTCCAAAACCCTTTGATGAGCCTCGATGCTTTTTCACAGTCAACCAGACCTTTTATGACAGAGCACATGCTGTCATTTTCCACTTCAGGGATGTTTGTGACAGGAAAAGTCAAATGCCGCAGATACCAAGACCTGAAGGACAGTACTGGGTGTGGTTCAACATGGAATCTCCAAGCCATTCTCCAAACGTGGACTTAATGGACAACCTCATAAACCTCACCATGTCCTACAGAAGTGATTCTGACATCTTCACTCCATATGGTTGGCTGGAGAAGAAGAATGAAGCACAAAATTTTACCATCCCAGAAAAGACAAAATTAGTAGCATGGGGTGTAAGCAACTGGAATCCTAATTCCAATCGGAATGAGTATTATAATGAACTAAAGGATCACATCCAGATAGATGTTTATGGCCAAGATCACCTCAGTTTACCCTTTGAGGACTTAAATGCAGTCTTTTCAAGATATAAATTCTACTTAGCATTCGAGAACTCCAAACATAGGGACTATATCACAGAAAAACTCTGGAGGAATGCCCTCATATCTGGAACTGTGCCAATAGTACTAGGCCCACCTAGAGAAAATTATGAAAAATTCATTCCACCTGATTCTTTTATTCACGTGGACGATTTTCCTAGTCCAAAGGACCTTGCTAACTATCTTCTCGAATTGGACAAAGACCCCATTAAATATGAACAGTATTTTAAATGGAGGTCAAAACTACAGCCGGCTAAGGAAGACTGGGCAATTGATTACTGCAAAGCCTGTATAGCACTGCATGACGCCCCTTCATATAGAATATATCGGACTCTTACTAAATGGTACACATAA